A region of Deinococcus cellulosilyticus NBRC 106333 = KACC 11606 DNA encodes the following proteins:
- the ccsA gene encoding cytochrome c biogenesis protein CcsA: MKDKVTPILGILTLLSFAAGLFYAFTAPPDVNQKELVRIFYIHMPVALMSYVAYFVALGYSLAYLITKNRRFDRLAYSSAEVGVLFTALTLLGGSLWAKPTWGTYWTWDPRLTTTLIGFLIYVGYFIIRGLIEDPDRRARVAAVIGIVGTLYVPINYMSVYWWRSIHQTPTLKLLGDLEFSADPRMGIALMCMFVAFVVGFIYLVRFRAVAAHRIEAKEDRLMEQSFKEGRI; encoded by the coding sequence ATGAAGGACAAAGTCACCCCCATCCTCGGAATCCTGACCCTGCTCAGCTTTGCAGCAGGTCTGTTTTACGCATTCACCGCACCGCCGGATGTGAACCAGAAGGAGCTGGTGCGCATCTTCTACATCCACATGCCTGTGGCCCTGATGTCCTATGTGGCTTACTTTGTCGCACTTGGGTACAGCCTGGCTTACCTGATCACCAAAAACAGAAGGTTTGACCGGCTTGCCTACTCCAGTGCAGAAGTCGGTGTGCTGTTCACGGCCCTGACCCTGCTCGGAGGAAGCCTGTGGGCCAAACCCACCTGGGGCACCTACTGGACCTGGGACCCTCGCCTCACCACCACTCTGATTGGCTTCCTGATCTACGTGGGGTATTTCATCATCCGTGGCCTGATCGAAGACCCGGACCGCCGGGCGCGGGTGGCCGCCGTGATTGGCATTGTTGGAACGCTCTATGTGCCCATCAATTACATGAGTGTGTACTGGTGGCGCAGCATCCACCAGACCCCCACCCTGAAACTGCTCGGGGATCTGGAGTTCTCTGCGGACCCCCGCATGGGCATTGCCCTGATGTGCATGTTCGTGGCTTTTGTGGTGGGTTTTATCTATCTGGTGCGGTTCCGCGCTGTGGCTGCACACCGCATTGAGGCAAAAGAGGACCGCCTGATGGAACAGAGCTTCAAGGAAGGACGGATCTGA
- the ccmE gene encoding cytochrome c maturation protein CcmE, which produces MTTLPQARKRKRSVTGYVVALFVILGVVAYLVFGSAGNSLVYFVTPAEYQMKASEYTGKTLRMGGLVVEPDYNPDTLELKFTMLDSDGVTRIPVEYRGALPDLFKANQGVVVEGTMQNGTFMGKTLLVKHSEEYRAPHSGDSTNYKQLIEEAQ; this is translated from the coding sequence ATGACCACACTCCCCCAGGCCAGAAAACGCAAACGCAGTGTCACCGGTTATGTGGTTGCCCTCTTTGTCATTCTGGGCGTGGTGGCCTATCTGGTGTTTGGCAGTGCTGGAAACAGCCTGGTGTACTTTGTGACCCCCGCCGAGTACCAGATGAAGGCCAGTGAGTACACCGGAAAAACCCTCAGGATGGGGGGCCTGGTGGTCGAACCCGACTACAACCCGGACACCCTGGAACTGAAATTCACCATGCTGGATTCAGACGGGGTGACCCGCATTCCTGTGGAGTACAGAGGGGCCCTCCCTGACCTCTTCAAGGCCAATCAGGGTGTGGTGGTGGAAGGGACCATGCAAAACGGCACCTTCATGGGCAAGACCCTGCTGGTCAAGCACAGTGAAGAGTACCGTGCTCCCCACTCCGGAGACAGCACCAACTACAAGCAACTGATTGAGGAAGCTCAATGA